A region of Carassius auratus strain Wakin chromosome 41, ASM336829v1, whole genome shotgun sequence DNA encodes the following proteins:
- the LOC113060042 gene encoding hepatocyte growth factor activator-like produces MEGVVKIIPFDQCSSPDVYGSEVRSGMLCAGSELCVDACQGDSGGPLACECDGVSFLYGIISWGDGCGRSGKPGVYTLVPKYSDWINSVIKTSRKTSPKTSANRKTINICIGSQCRR; encoded by the exons ATGGAGGGAGTGGTGAAGATCATCCCGTTCGATCAGTGCTCGTCTCCAGACGTCTACGGGTCAGAGGTCAGGTCAGGGATGCTGTGTGCAGGAAGTGAGCTCTGTGTGGACGCCTGTCAG GGTGACTCGGGCGGTCCGTTAGCGTGCGAGTGTGACGGCGTGAGCTTCCTCTACGGGATCATCAGCTGGGGAGACGGATGCGGACGCTCGGGGAAGCCTGGCGTTTACACCCTCGTGCCCAAATATTCAGACTGGATCAACAGCGTCATCAAAACATCCAGAAAAACCTCCCCAAAAACTTCAGCCAATAGAAAGACGATAAACATCTGTATCGGGAGTCAATGCAGGAGATAA
- the LOC113059633 gene encoding uncharacterized protein LOC113059633 isoform X1, whose protein sequence is MADKCHMCLLGRIIICALFTGISGADVTRVFSSGGDVRLSCNNALPGCTSTVWLYNRPSETGSAAEKSNQSAAVELITLGIKRTDTERHERLSLGSDCSLNIKKVTKEDRGHYACRRYVNGQQHGADAQVYLHVLHVSSSSSQSEIRSGRSLTLFCQLYNDDRVSCITLVRIDGLHLIWVNQAGVNLQTDSRFQISFSSEQCLISLTTTLLNEDHNREWRCQLKHRDQLKTSATYTVKYPTPSETNPPSPVTSSKSASAPTQAASADSTLIPVSSSNSEKKSSQTTAASTEQEAADTASETVVCMTAGSLIRVIVSIVEIAVFAAPTVILLQIICARRAGRKNSHHQNEIKMSAVLQ, encoded by the exons ATGGCTGATAAGTGTCACATGTGTCTGCTGGGACGGATCATTATCTGTGCACTTTTCACAG gTATCAGTGGAGCAGACGTGACTCGTGTGTTCAGTTCTGGTGGAGATGTCCGTCTGTCCTGTAATAATGCTCTTCCTGGCTGCACATCAACTGTATGGCTCTATAACAGACCGTCAGAGACAGGGTCAGCGGCAGAGAAGTCAAATCAATCAGCGGCAGTTGAACTGATTACTTTAGGAATAAAGAGgactgacacagagagacacgagagactgagtctgggctctgactgctctctgaacatcaagaaagtcacaaaagaagatcGTGGACATTACGCCTGCAGACGATATGTGAATGGACAACAACATGGAGCTGATGCACAAGtttatctgcatgttcttcatg TGTCTTCATCATCCTCACAGTCTGAGATCAGATCAGGCCGCTCTCTGACTCTCTTCTGTCAGTTATATAATGATGATCGAGTCTCTTGTATTACTTTAGTCCGTATTGATGGTCTTCATCTGATCTGGGTGAATCAGGCTGGTGTGAATCTGCAGACAGACTCCAGATTTCAGATCTCATTCTCCTCAGAACAGTGTCTCATCTCTCTGACTAcaacactcctgaatgaagaTCACAACAGAGAGTGGAGATGTCAGCTTAAACACAGAGATCAACTGAAGACCTCAGCCACATATACTGTCAAGTATCCAA CTCCAAGCGAAACAAATCCACCGTCTCCAGTCACCAGCTCTAAATCAGCTTCAGCTCCTACACAAGCAG CTTCAGCTGATTCAACACTGATTCCAGTCAGCAGCTCAAACTCTGAGAAGAAATCAAGTCAAACTACAGCAGCTTCTACAGAACAAG AAGCAGCTGACACAGCATCAGAAACTGTAGTCTGTATGACTGCTGGATCATTAATCAGAG tgattgtgaGTATTGTAGAGATTGCAGTGTTTGCTGCTCCTACTGTGATTCTTCTTCAGATCATCTGTGCGAGAAGAGCTG gaaggAAGAACTCTCATCACCAAAATGAAATCAAGATGTCTGCAGTTCTACAAtga
- the LOC113059633 gene encoding uncharacterized protein LOC113059633 isoform X2 — protein sequence MADKCHMCLLGRIIICALFTGISGADVTRVFSSGGDVRLSCNNALPGCTSTVWLYNRPSETGSAAEKSNQSAAVELITLGIKRTDTERHERLSLGSDCSLNIKKVTKEDRGHYACRRYVNGQQHGADAQVYLHVLHVSSSSSQSEIRSGRSLTLFCQLYNDDRVSCITLVRIDGLHLIWVNQAGVNLQTDSRFQISFSSEQCLISLTTTLLNEDHNREWRCQLKHRDQLKTSATYTVKYPTSADSTLIPVSSSNSEKKSSQTTAASTEQEAADTASETVVCMTAGSLIRVIVSIVEIAVFAAPTVILLQIICARRAGRKNSHHQNEIKMSAVLQ from the exons ATGGCTGATAAGTGTCACATGTGTCTGCTGGGACGGATCATTATCTGTGCACTTTTCACAG gTATCAGTGGAGCAGACGTGACTCGTGTGTTCAGTTCTGGTGGAGATGTCCGTCTGTCCTGTAATAATGCTCTTCCTGGCTGCACATCAACTGTATGGCTCTATAACAGACCGTCAGAGACAGGGTCAGCGGCAGAGAAGTCAAATCAATCAGCGGCAGTTGAACTGATTACTTTAGGAATAAAGAGgactgacacagagagacacgagagactgagtctgggctctgactgctctctgaacatcaagaaagtcacaaaagaagatcGTGGACATTACGCCTGCAGACGATATGTGAATGGACAACAACATGGAGCTGATGCACAAGtttatctgcatgttcttcatg TGTCTTCATCATCCTCACAGTCTGAGATCAGATCAGGCCGCTCTCTGACTCTCTTCTGTCAGTTATATAATGATGATCGAGTCTCTTGTATTACTTTAGTCCGTATTGATGGTCTTCATCTGATCTGGGTGAATCAGGCTGGTGTGAATCTGCAGACAGACTCCAGATTTCAGATCTCATTCTCCTCAGAACAGTGTCTCATCTCTCTGACTAcaacactcctgaatgaagaTCACAACAGAGAGTGGAGATGTCAGCTTAAACACAGAGATCAACTGAAGACCTCAGCCACATATACTGTCAAGTATCCAA CTTCAGCTGATTCAACACTGATTCCAGTCAGCAGCTCAAACTCTGAGAAGAAATCAAGTCAAACTACAGCAGCTTCTACAGAACAAG AAGCAGCTGACACAGCATCAGAAACTGTAGTCTGTATGACTGCTGGATCATTAATCAGAG tgattgtgaGTATTGTAGAGATTGCAGTGTTTGCTGCTCCTACTGTGATTCTTCTTCAGATCATCTGTGCGAGAAGAGCTG gaaggAAGAACTCTCATCACCAAAATGAAATCAAGATGTCTGCAGTTCTACAAtga